Proteins from a genomic interval of Channa argus isolate prfri chromosome 11, Channa argus male v1.0, whole genome shotgun sequence:
- the LOC137136840 gene encoding intracellular hyaluronan-binding protein 4-like, producing MLPDAYGCVVANRFGNLVDDDADPFDLMSEVETEKEKEKKKKKKKVEEEKKSKQKKPGQKESQKDRRVPIASDMHEPMPVHKQQQQQQQQQQAHTGPLPDSADGSDETLRVTKRAATRDRTAKKEEYPQEFSFSNPYTADSDFRGRGALRGRRGARGGGYSRNSDNFILRGKREYDRHNGTGISPEEKRGGRGPWNWGCVEEATSELMEVTAEAPVKSEDFNLLVDEVNENRPMEDEDGEMVVQVAMEMTLDEWKALQQTSRPKAEFNIRKAENKIPSQAKVIHQSKHLENLKDTLEDMEDEGHFLRRSVNDITSLLDINFGSLGRPSRGGRGRGARGGLTSRPERAKPILEREDELAPNPDDPEDFPALSAGR from the exons ATGCTGCCGGACGCCTACGGGTGCGTTGTGGCGAACAGGTTTGGGAACCTTGTGGATGACGATGCAGACCCGTTCGATTTGATGAGTGAGGTGGAGActgagaaggagaaggagaaaaagaaaaagaagaagaaggtagaagaggagaagaaaagcaaacagaagaAACCCGGCCAAAAGGAGTCCCAGAAGGACAGACGCGTCCCCATCGCGTCGGATATGCACGAACCCATGCCAG TCcataagcagcagcagcagcagcagcagcagcagcaggcccATACTGGACCACTGCCCGACAGTGCAGATGGCAGTGATGAGACCTTAAGGGTCACGAAGAGAGCAGCCACTAGGGATCGCACAGCCAAGAAAGAAGAGTATCCACAGGAGTTTTCCTTCTCAAA CCCTTATACTGCAGACTCTGACTTCAGAGGCAGAGGGGCCCTCAGAGGTAGGAGAGGAGCAAGAGGTGGTGGATACTCAAGGAACTCTGACAACTTCATCCTGAGGGGCAAGAGAGAATATGATCGCCACAATGGAAC AGGTATATCTCCtgaggaaaagagagggggCAGAGGACCCTGGAACTGGGGCTGTGTTGAAGAAGCTACAAG TGAATTAATGGAGGTGACTGCTGAGGCTCCAGTCAAATCTGAGGACTTCAATCTACTTGTGGATGAAGTGAATGAGAATCG ACCGATGGAAGACGAAGATGGAGAGATGGTGGTTCAGGTTGCCATGGAGATGACCCTGGATGAATGGAAGGCTCTGCAGCAGACAAGTCGTCCGAAGGCAGAGTTTAATATCcgcaaagcagaaaacaaaattccCTCCCAAGCCAAGGTCATCCACCAGTCAAAACACCTGGAG AACCTCAAGGACACCCTGGAAGACATGGAGGATGAAGGCCACTTTCTCCGTAGGTCTGTGAATGACATCACCTCTCTTCTGGACATCAATTTTGGAAGTCTTGGCCGCCCCAGTCGTGGGGGTCGGGGAAGAGGAGCACGAGGTGGTCTGACTAGTCGTCCAGAGAGAGCCAAACCCATATTGGAAAGG GAGGATGAGCTGGCTCCTAACCCAGATGACCCAGAAGACTTCCCAGCACTATCAGCAGGAAGATAA